From the genome of Solanum stenotomum isolate F172 chromosome 5, ASM1918654v1, whole genome shotgun sequence:
CTGCGTTGATAGATGGTTATTGTAAGCAAGGAGATTTTGTTAAAGCTAAAAGGACACTTATTGAGATGGAAAGTAATGGAGTTAAGCCTAACACCAATACATACACTGCGCTAATAGATGGTTATTGCCAGAAAGGTATGATGAATGAAGTTTATAAGCTAAGAATTGTCATGGAATCTAAGGACTTGATACCTAACGTCTATACATACACCTCACTTGTCCACGGGGAATGCAAATCAGGAAATATTGATGATGCTCTGAAGCTTTTCAACGAGATGCCTACAAAGGGTTTAGTTCCGAATGTTGTGACTTACACAGCAGTGATTTCTGGCTTATCAAAAGAAGGCAGATCAGGTGAAGCCCTCCGATTATACAATCAGATGATAGAGGCAGGCGTAATACCCGATGCTGCTGCATACTCTGCACTTAGTGTGAGAAATTCTTCTCTATAAACTTGTACATCATGAACTTCATTTGGATTAGATTTAGAGATTTAGCCAGTCAGAAGTATATATAGCAGATTGTTTTTTATTAAACTGGAATTCACTAAGTTGAACCATTAGATATTGTACATGTCCTTGTGTATATGTTCTTGCTGTAATATCTTCTGCCATGTCTAGAGTTTGTATTCTAGTATGTACATGTGCATGTCAAAAGGATTAAAACTTAAAAGCAAGGACCATATCTTGTGCTTGTTGAAAAGATAAGTCTTCATGTGCAGTATATAGGTGTAGACCCCAtacttgtaagttgtaacttGATATCAGTTGCATGTTGAAAATATGAAGGTCAAGAGCCGTTGCTTGTTGCatatagaagaaaaaattatgcaTGGTTAGTACTTCAGATATACTCGGGAGTGTTATCGAAGACAAAATGCTTAAGCTTTTGTAGGACTTAAGCCTTTAAACGCAAAAGACAATTAAAGCATGAACTTTAGTGGAAAGGGTGCAAAGAAGGATAAAGTAAAATAAGCTGAATGTGatttaagaataataattatgaGTACAAATGAAAATTTTAGTAAGGATAAAAGAATTAGAGTTTTACAATTAAGTTATTGTTTAGCCTTAGGATAAAGTCCATTGGTGATAAGGTCTATACTTTTGTACCTTTGTGGCTGCACTAAACTGTCAACTAAGTGAGGGTGAAGCACTCAGCCTGTTTTGCACCTGGCTTCTGAGTTTTTGACAACACTAATACTTCGTTTATACTATCTCCACAATCTTCTTTTCTGATTACTACCCTTTTGGAAATTGTAGTTTTTGGCGGGACAACTGGAGTTGCAAAGGTCCTCTAGCCAATGATTACCATGAAACGGAGAAGAGTAGCGAGACTCTAATAAGATATTTCATTACCAATGGAACTTGGGACAATGCAAAGATGCAGAACATCCTATGAGATAGCACAATTCAGCATATCAAGACCATTGGAATTGGCTAGTATGACACTCNTAGGATAAAGTCCATTGGTGATGAGGTGTATGCTTTAGTACCTTTGTGGCTGCACTAAACTGTCAACTAAGTGAGGGTGAAGCACTCAACCTGTTTTGCACCTCGCGTCTGAGTTTTTGACAACACTAATACTTCGTTTATACTATCTCCACAATCTTCTTTTCTGATTACTACCCTTCTGGAAATTGTAGTTTTTGGCGGGACAACTGGAGTTGCAAAGGTCCTATAGCCAATGATTACCATGAAACAGAGAAGAGTACCGAGACTGTAGTAAGACATTTCATTACCAATGGAACTTGGGACAATGCAAAGATGCAGAACATCCTATGAGATAGCACAATTCAGCATATCAAGACCATTGGAATTGGCAAGTATGACACTCAAGACAAGGTCTTTTGGGACCTGGGAAATATTCCAACAATTCAACTTGGAGTTTATCTGACAAAGGAAACCAACAGACCACTATTGCTCAGGTATGGAACATTGGAACTCCAACATTCCTTTTAAGATCTCATTTTTCGTTTGGAAATTCTGGCAGGGCAAACTTTCCTTTGACGAATTCAGAAGCAGATTTAATATTCTGAAGGATATTCTATGCAACTTTTGCATTCTCCCTAAGAAGATAATCAATGCAACATGTTCCTCTTCATGGAGAGGCAACTCAATATGTGTGGAAGCACTTTGGAGGGCCACTGGGAATCAGAATTTACAACTGGTGgaatcaaaaatcaaataacTCCATCCACAAGCTAGTTCTTTAAACTATACCAGGCCTTATCTGTTTGGAGATTCGGAAACAAAGGAGTGTAGTAATTATGGAGGCAAAATGAATTTCAACTGATGTATGATGATCCAACAGGTTGGCTGGAACATTCAGAGTACAATTGCTAAAGCTTATCCAAAAGTTGGTTCAACATTACCTTGGATCACTCTTTGTGAAAAACTTGTGAATCTGAAACCTGTCTCAAATCTTTATATTGTATGCTGGAAGTTCCCTGAAAAGGCGTCCTTAAATTGAAAACTGACGGAAGCTACTGCCCAGCTAGTGGAAAATCTGGTATGAGGGGAGTTTTGAGGGGTGATAGAGGCAATCTCATCTTGGCTTTCTCCTCACCTTCGAGTTGTTGCAGCAGCACATAAGCAGAAGCTAAGGCTGCCAGTTATGGACTTAAGCCTCTGCTTTCTGAAAAATCTGAAGTACTTCACCAAATAGACAGACTCTTTGATCCTATTTCCGATGATTGTGAACAACCAGCAATCCAACTACAAGCTGAATTTCATTATTGAGGAGATACAAAGAATGAAACAAGCTAAGGGAAAAAGGGCCTTTCAATTTGGATaaatgttaattttatattgtgATAAATATGCATATTCCAAAGATTTCAATGTAAGAAAGAGATAATATTTTCAAGataatataatgtaaaattCAATGAACGTCTTCATGTTAAAGATAAAGTGTTTTTACTAGAcacttttaattaaataaaattaacaagtTTTTGTGCGTATTCTCGATCATTATAAGAAGCTACAACACCTTGTATAAGTTCCATTTGATGCTTATGTGTATAATAAAAAGAGGAGATACatttaatgtaattaatttatttatgtgatAGACTCTTATGAACACATACACACACTTTTCCAAAATATAAAAGGGTTTATTCCACGGGGTCATTTaattaatagttattattttaaaaaaattcatttatcttcaacaaagaaaaaagtgaCTTTACgagataataactattaattGAGTAACAAACTGAGAAATCAACTCTATTATGAATAAAAAGTGCttattaagaatattttatccGTTTATCATGtgttcaaatttttaattagaataaattataatttaaatgtctaaataaaataatgacaaatttaaGTTGCACGAGGTGCtaaatttgaaattgagttgACGGAGAGGAATAATTGGACCAAATTAGTAGCAAAATGTCAAATATGAGGACTAAATGTAGCTTCTTAAAAGTATAGAGGGTCAATTTGTATACCTTTTATGAGACCTCATTTGTAATTCAATCAAAATTCTTCACCGCCGTCTTCTCCAAGTTCTGTTAAAAGCTTCAAATTACAAATTTATTAACTCGCCCAGCTCGCCGGAAACTCGCCGAAGATTGCCGGAAAACAGGGTATTTCCAGCTCGACGTAAAACAAGGTATGTCCAGTTGCGTTAATAGAGGTAACCTATATTTCTGAAGTTCagaaatgaaaatttcaaattgcacTGTTCAAGTTTATAGGTATTGAGTTATTCTTCACATGTCGACTCAAAAGTTTTACCAACCGACAAAACAACGTTTTCCCAATAGACCCATTAAAGAAATTGCCAAATTAATCTCCCTCTTTCccccttctccttcttcttgctcaaatttcttcaaattcaagcaaagtcccaatcttgaaaCCCATTTAGCCGTGGTTGTAGACTTGTTAAAATCCAAGGAGTTTGCTGAAGCCGAGAATATATTGAATGCTGTTGTTGTTACTGATGGTATGAGGAAACCAGTTTCAAAAATAGCTTCTTTGTTGAGTGAGAATCATGTAAAGCGTAAGGTTATAGGGAAGATGTTTAATATGTTATTTAGTGTTTATGTTAATATCATGAGGTTTAGTGAAGCTCTACAAGTTTTTGATTATATGAAAAAATGGCGCTTCAGAATTGATGATAGAGCTTGTATGGTTTACTTGCTTGCTATGAAAAGGCAAAGGCAATATGACTCGTTGTTCGAGTTTTTCCATAAGATGGTTGAGTTTAATGTGAAAATTACAGTTTACTCTATGACGGTGGTAGTTGATGGATTGTGTAAAATGGGGAAGGTTTGTGAGGCTAGAAAGCTCATGGATGAAATGGCTAGTAGAAGGGTGAAACCAAGTGATTACACTTATAACATATTGTTACAAGCATATATGAAGATACAAGATTTTGTGGCTGTAAAggagattttgaggaaaatggagAAGGATGGTTTTGATCTCAATCTGACTAGTTATACACTTCTGATTAAAGGATATTCAACTTTTGGCGATCTTGTAGAGGTTGAGAGGTTTTTTAAGGAAATAGAAGAGAAGGGTATAGAGCCAAATGTTCATTTATGCACCTCCATGATTAGTGGTTATAGTAAGTTAGGTAATGTTATGAAGGCATTTTCAACGTTTGTTGAAATGGTGGAGAGAGGCCTCATTCCTGATGGTCACACATATGGAGCTTTGATAAATGGCTTCTGCAAGGCTGGACTAATGCAAGGAGCAGAAGTTTTGCTAAATGAGATGCAGGGCAAGGGCATTAGCATAGACCGGGTCATATTTAATACGATGATGGATGGTTACTGTAAGCAGGGTAATGTGGATAAAGCACTGAGGCTACAGACAATTATGGAGGGTGAAGGACATCAGCCTGATGCAAATGCTTACAATATAATTGCTACGGGCCTGCGTAAGCTAGAATTGTATGATGAAGCAAAAATGTTGTTGCTCTCAATGGTGGATCGAGGTGTAGCTCCAGATACAATTAGTTATACAACTTTGATCGATATTTATTGCAAGCAGGGAAATTTTGTGGAAGCAAAAAGGGCACTTATTGAGATGGAAACTAAGGGAATTAAGCCTAGCACGGGAACGTACAACACCCTGATAGATGGTTATTTCAAGCATGGAAATTTTATTGAAGCAAAAAGGGCACTTATTGAGATGGAAACTAAAGGAGTTAAGCCTAACACGACAACATATACTGTGTTGATAGATGGTTATTCCAAGCAAGGAGATTTTGTTAAAGCTAAAAGGATACTTATTGAGATGGAGAGTAACGGAGTTAAGCCTAACACCAATACATACACTGCACTGATAGATGGTTATTGCCAGAAAGGTATGATGAATGAAGCTCATAAGCTAAGAATTGTCATGGAATCTAAGGACTTGATACCTAACGTCTATACATACACCTCACTTGTACATGGGGAATGCAAATCAGGAAAGGTAGATGATGCTCTGAAGCTTTTCAATGAGATGCCTACAAAGGGTTTCGTTCCGAATGTTGTGACTTATACAGCAGTGATTTCTGGCTTATCAAAAGAAGGCAGAACAGGTGAAGCCCTCCGATTATACAATCAGATGATAGAGGCAGGCGTAATACCCGATGCTGCTGCATACTCTGCACTTAGTGTGAGAAATTCTTCTCTATAGACTTGTACATCGTGAACTTTATTTGGATTAGATTTAGCCAGTCAGAAGTATATATAGCAGCAGgggcgtatctagagggggtACCGTGGGTTCaagtgaacccatgctcccctctctagataatatatagtagtgttatattttttataaaatatttaaatataaatgtgtgaaCCCGcgttcaaagtatcatataattaTACGAcgatgattgggtgcacctctctaagtgaggatagaaatttaaatctcaTATCTGTCTTGTCTTTTACTAACACCTCTCTAAGTGGTTATTGGTTATACTTTTGACGTTTCAactaattattcttttgtttttttcctttaatctttcaaaattttcaagtgtgttacattgaaaattcctaaaaaaaactaacactgtaaattttttatataattaaatcaaatatgtatattaaaatttaaaactagtagcaTTATAtgttttggacctataatttttaaaatttaatggttcatattaaaaacctaaaagtcaaaccaatcaaatttatatttaagatacatttttttgtaattgtgcACCCATCTTACggaaatcctggatacgcctctgtaTAGCAGattgttttttaattaaactGGAATTCACTGAGTTAAACCATTAGCTATTGTACATGTgcttttgtatattttattgttgtagAATGCTTCTATTATGTCTAGAGTTTTATTCTAATATGTACATGTGCATGTCAAAAGGATTAAAATTAAGGACCATAGCTTGTGCTTGTTGAAAAGAGAAGTCTTCATGTGCAGTATATAGTAGTAGACCCCAtacttgtaagttgtaacttGATATCACTTGCATGTTGAAAATATCTTCTCTTTTCAACAAGCACAAGATATGGT
Proteins encoded in this window:
- the LOC125864240 gene encoding pentatricopeptide repeat-containing protein At2g32630-like, coding for MELGTMQRCRTSYEIAQFSISRPLELGKLSFDEFRSRFNILKDILCNFCILPKKIINATCSSSWRGNSICVEALWRATGNQNLQLVGWNIQSTIAKAYPKVGSTLPWITLCEKLVNLKPVSNLYIQSPNLETHLAVVVDLLKSKEFAEAENILNAVVVTDGMRKPVSKIASLLSENHVKRKVIGKMFNMLFSVYVNIMRFSEALQVFDYMKKWRFRIDDRACMVYLLAMKRQRQYDSLFEFFHKMVEFNVKITVYSMTVVVDGLCKMGKVCEARKLMDEMASRRVKPSDYTYNILLQAYMKIQDFVAVKEILRKMEKDGFDLNLTSYTLLIKGYSTFGDLVEVERFFKEIEEKGIEPNVHLCTSMISGYSKLGNVMKAFSTFVEMVERGLIPDGHTYGALINGFCKAGLMQGAEVLLNEMQGKGISIDRVIFNTMMDGYCKQGNVDKALRLQTIMEGEGHQPDANAYNIIATGLRKLELYDEAKMLLLSMVDRGVAPDTISYTTLIDIYCKQGNFVEAKRALIEMETKGIKPSTGTYNTLIDGYFKHGNFIEAKRALIEMETKGVKPNTTTYTVLIDGYSKQGDFVKAKRILIEMESNGVKPNTNTYTALIDGYCQKGMMNEAHKLRIVMESKDLIPNVYTYTSLVHGECKSGKVDDALKLFNEMPTKGFVPNVVTYTAVISGLSKEGRTGEALRLYNQMIEAGVIPDAAAYSALSLAGNSPKLAGKHGICTCVKR